From the genome of Acropora palmata unplaced genomic scaffold, jaAcrPala1.3 SCAFFOLD_375, whole genome shotgun sequence, one region includes:
- the LOC141867412 gene encoding 5'-3' exonuclease-like → MKRIVETRDSVPQDSRLIVIDADRIPYLAALLTDEADLDPNNIDGAVVHILRKFHSQLNKHAGLSDIYAYCLSTKSFRHELDADYKSNRRKMWQPPLRSYCEESFSTIVPTWQYPGYEADDLVGILATAIPNCLIVSNDKDLNQIPGNHYDPQKNKLFTVTVDEARKQKYMQWIHGDSVDGIPGIPGIGPRKAEKFLDSLGFPDISEPEATDHVRAWYKECGKFEQPELYCELTRKMTWILTDVLGA, encoded by the coding sequence ATGAAACGGATCGTGGAGACCAGGGATTCGGTTCCACAGGACTCACGACTGATAGTGATTGATGCAGATAGGATTCCCTATCTTGCTGCACTTCTAACAGACGAAGCTGATCTAGATCCTAATAATATAGATGGAGCAGTAGTACATATTCTGAGAAAGTTTCATAGTCAGTTAAACAAACATGCAGGGCTGAGTGACATATACGCTTATTGTCTTTCGACGAAAAGTTTCCGGCATGAACTTGATGCTGATTATAAAAGCAATCGACGAAAAATGTGGCAACCGCCGCTTCGTTCGTATTGTGAAGAATCTTTTTCAACTATTGTTCCGACGTGGCAATACCCAGGATATGAAGCAGATGATCTAGTTGGTATTCTTGCAACAGCTATTCCTAATTGTCTGATTGTAAGTAATGATAAAGATCTCAATCAAATTCCTGGCAATCATTACGATCCACAAAAGAATAAGTTGTTTACGGTGACTGTTGATGAAGcccgaaaacaaaaatatatgcaGTGGATCCACGGAGATTCGGTCGATGGAATCCCCGGAATCCCCGGTATTGGACCACGAAAGGCTGAGAAATTTCTGGATTCCCTTGGCTTTCCGGATATATCAGAACCCGAAGCTACGGATCATGTCCGAGCATGGTACAAAGAATGTGGAAAGTTTGAACAACCGGAACTCTATTGTGAGTTAACAAGAAAGATGACCTGGATTCTAACGGATGTATTGGGAGCTTAG
- the LOC141867413 gene encoding uncharacterized protein LOC141867413, with protein sequence MHPADLEKVLEIQSIDKGIEAYEENIKGRKPSELTPERRYIARGMDTLVPAIESVQEQWLQGKAFVGGGVWGQYVSGLPANKLALCVLSTLYDYAIEQNTYTHVAYQMGKAVDQLRQFESIRRGDNRYFHKALAHIPKMTPNRFRLMRRNYMGEITRMRTPHVISVGAKMLELAIEYTDMFDYRKFLTKENDQVRWNTQIVLMQDIRDAIEQAHEDRSLLVPAYLPMVIPPVDWTTEFDGGYLFLKSAAVKPVIGVRNNEHRQIRSGHIQPLLDCLNTLQRTPWMLEDENLELLKEIFQNGGGRAGVPSVVRKRKPPLPPNFETDEAAKKNWLKDASQVHKFNAQLTGQRRLIKAQIDIAQLLQNIRKDHDIDTFYYAWEACFRYRAYPKSVQVSPQASDTGRGLLKFKNAVLLGDHGLRWLKIGLANCIGQDKISLDERVEYINKHLKEIKQWVDNPRTYTGWMDIDEPFQGLTIAREVVSAIDSGHPSNFASRSPIGLDGTCNGMQHYSALGRDLAGARYTNLLKSDKPESLYLVVADAVNEIVESDCRKQPKTDDEGDIHPCFVWQGKITKNLVKPGTMTTPYGVTGFGIIDQLYDLMVDTPLDGHNGKNMRYMKTCIQTAINEVMYSAGEIMAWLRQVATLAARKNKPLIWSGPNGIPVIQEYPNFAQSRVYTAFQTITWKNPEKRDVANPMSTSKNRNSLPPNFVHNIDACHMMLTMKKAVEVGITDFRMIHDSFAVHAGHVERFKSLINDAFVEIHRQNILTSFAEDIGKQLECDMPPVPDRGHLNIEDVLASTYLFN encoded by the coding sequence ATGCACCCAGCAGACTTGGAAAAAGTGCTGGAAATTCAGTCCATTGATAAAGGGATTGAAGCGTATGAGGAAAACATTAAAGGGAGAAAGCCTTCTGAATTAACACCTGAACGTCGATACATTGCGAGAGGTATGGATACTCTCGTGCCTGCTATTGAATCCGTACAGGAACAGTGGCTTCAAGGTAAAGCTTTCGTTGGCGGGGGAGTCTGGGGACAGTATGTCTCTGGTCTCCCGGCCAACAAGCTGGCCTTGTGCGTACTGTCTACTTTGTACGATTATGCGATCGAACAGAATACATATACCCATGTCGCTTATCAAATGGGTAAAGCTGTTGATCAGCTACGGCAGTTTGAATCCATAAGAAGGGGAGACAACCGATACTTTCATAAAGCATTGGCTCATATCCCAAAGATGACGCCTAATAGATTTCGTTTAATGCGACGAAACTATATGGGTGAGATAACACGGATGAGAACCCCACACGTTATCTCTGTTGGTGCAAAGATGCTCGAACTTGCTATCGAGTATACCGACATGTTCGATTATCGAAAGTTTCTCACCAAAGAAAACGATCAAGTTCGTTGGAATACACAGATTGTACTGATGCAAGATATCAGAGATGCAATCGAACAAGCACACGAAGACCGTAGTTTGCTTGTTCCTGCTTATCTTCCGATGGTTATTCCACCTGTTGACTGGACAACAGAATTTGATGGTGgttatttgtttcttaaatCCGCAGCCGTTAAGCCGGTTATCGGAGTACGAAACAACGAACACAGACAGATAAGATCTGGTCATATTCAACCACTACTTGATTGTTTGAATACTCTTCAACGCACACCTTGGATGCTCGAAGATGAAAACCTAGAGCTACTTaaggaaatatttcaaaatggtgggGGTAGGGCAGGAGTACCTTCCGTTGTACGAAAACGAAAACCTCCGCTACCACCCAACTTTGAAACAGATGAAGCTGCAAAAAAGAACTGGCTAAAAGATGCGTCTCAGGTGCATAAATTTAATGCACAACTGACAGGACAACGACGCCTTATTAAAGCACAGATTGATATTGCTCAGCTTCTACAGAACATTCGCAAAGACCACGATATTGATACATTCTATTACGCATGGGAAGCCTGTTTTAGATATAGGGCTTATCCCAAAAGCGTACAAGTTAGTCCACAAGCTTCTGATACGGGACGAGGACTCTTGAAATTTAAGAATGCGGTTCTGTTGGGGGATCATGGTCTTAGGTGGTTGAAGATTGGTCTGGCTAATTGTATTGGTCAGGATAAGATTTCTTTAGATGAACGTGTAGAGTACATTAATAAACAtcttaaagaaataaaacaatggGTAGATAATCCCCGTACATATACAGGATGGATGGATATTGATGAACCGTTCCAGGGTCTCACAATTGCGAGAGAAGTTGTGTCTGCGATTGATTCGGGACATCCGAGCAACTTCGCCTCTCGATCTCCTATTGGGCTTGATGGCACTTGTAATGGTATGCAGCATTATTCTGCTCTCGGTCGAGATCTTGCTGGCGCACGCTATACAAATCTTTTGAAGTCAGACAAACCTGAATCTCTTTATCTTGTTGTTGCTGACGCAGTTAATGAGATTGTAGAATCAGATTGTCGTAAACAGCCCAAGACAGACGATGAAGGTGATATTCATCCTTGCTTTGTCTGGCAAGGTAAGATCACTAAGAATCTTGTGAAACCGGGAACCATGACTACACCTTACGGTGTAACCGGCTTCGGGATTATTGATCAGCTGTATGATCTAATGGTGGATACTCCGCTTGACGGTCATAATGGTAAGAATATGAGGTATATGAAAACTTGTATTCAAACAGCTATCAATGAAGTGATGTATAGTGCCGGTGAAATTATGGCTTGGTTGCGTCAGGTTGCGACTCTTGCGGCTCGTAAGAATAAACCATTGATATGGTCCGGTCCTAACGGAATACCTGTTATTCAGGAGTATCCTAACTTTGCACAGTCTCGTGTATACACCGCATTCCAAACAATAACCTGGAAAAACCCTGAGAAAAGAGATGTTGCCAATCCCATGTCAACATCCAAGAATCGTAATAGCTTACCGCCGAATTTCGTACATAACATTGATGCATGTCATATGATGTTGACAATGAAGAAGGCAGTTGAAGTAGGTATTACTGACTTCCGTATGATTCACGATAGCTTTGCCGTGCATGCGGGTCATGTTGAACGATTCAAAAGTCTAATCAATGATGCGTTCGTTGAAATTCATAGACAAAACATCCTGACATCTTTTGCTGAGGACATCGGCAAACAGTTAGAATGCGATATGCCTCCGGTACCGGATCGGGGACACCTGAATATCGAAGATGTTCTCGCCAGTACTTACTTGTTTAACTGA